The Setaria italica strain Yugu1 chromosome IX, Setaria_italica_v2.0, whole genome shotgun sequence genome has a window encoding:
- the LOC101762007 gene encoding magnesium-dependent phosphatase 1, with protein MGDERVKAEALQILDLFQVLPRLVVFDLDYTLWPFYCECRSKRDSPSLFRHARGIMYALKEKGIDMAIASRSPTPDIAKVFIDKLELQSMFVAQEIFSSWTHKTEHFQKIQRKTGIPYKSMLFFDDEDRNIETVSKMGVTSVLVENGVNLDMFKLGLSNFATNFAASSRNQDEKPQGESKAFKKEL; from the exons atgggcgacgAGCGGGTCAAGGCGGAGGCGCTGCAGATCCTGGACCTCTTCCAGGTGCTCCCCCGCCTCGTCGTCTTCGACCTCGACTACACCCTCTGGCCATTCTACTG CGAGTGCCGGTCGAAGAGGGATTCGCCGAGCCTCTTCCGGCATGCCAGGGGCATCATGTACGCCCTCAAGGAGAAGGGGATCGACATGGCGATTGCGTCTCGCTCGCCCACCCCGGACATAGCCAAGGTGTTCATCGACAAGCTGGAGCTCCAGTCCATGTTCGTCGCCCAA GAAATATTCTCCAGTTGGACTCACAAGACCGAGCATTTCCAAAAGATCCAGAGGAAAACTGGGATTCCCTACAAGTCCATGCTTTTCTTTGATGATGAGGACAGGAATATTGAAACG GTATCAAAAATGGGAGTGACAAGTGTTCTAGTAGAGAACGGAGTGAATCTTGACATGTTTAAGTTGGGTCTCAGTAACTTTGCAACAAACTTTGCCGCCTCCAGCAGAAACCAAGACGAGAAGCCTCAAGGAGAAAGCAAAGCCTTCAAAAAAGAACTTTGA